The Streptomyces sp. NBC_00306 sequence GTCACCGACCTCCTTGCCGACCACGCGCAGGGCGTTGGTCAGCGCGGCCAGCACCACGATGGCGGTGCCGTGCTGGTCGTCGTGGAAGACGGGGATGTCCAGGGCCTCCCGCAGCCGCGCCTCGATCTCGAAGCAGCGGGGCGCGGAGATGTCCTCCAGGTTGATACCGGCGAAGCCCGGGGCGATCGCCTTGACGATCGCGACGATCTCGTCGGTGTCCTGGGTGTCCAGGCACAGCGGCCAGGCGTCGATGCCGGCGAACCGCTTGAACAGGGCCGCCTTGCCCTCCATGACGGGCAGCGCGGCCATCGGCCCGATGTTGCCGAGGCCGAGGACGGCGGAGCCGTCGGTGACCACGGCGACGGAGTTGCGCTTGATGGTGAGGCGGCGGGCGTCCTCGGGGTTCTCGGCGATCGCCATGCAGACCCGCGCCACACCCGGCGTGTAGATCATCGAGAGATCGTCACGGTTGCGGATGGGGTGCTTGGACTGCATCTCGATCTTGCCGCCGAGGTGCATCAGGAACGTACGGTCGGAGACCTTGCCGACGACGACACCGATGATCTCGCGCAGTTCCTCGACGATCTCGTCGGCGTGCGTGGTGGAGCTGGCCGCGATCGTCACGTCGATCCGCAGCTTCTCGTGGCCGGAGGCGGTCACGTCCAGGCCGGTCACGGAGCCGCCGGAGGACTCCACGGCCGTGGTCAGCTGGGAGACCGCGGTTCCGCTCGCGGGCACCTCCAGCCGGACCGTCATCGAGTACGAGACGCTGGGCGCCGTTGCCATGACCGGGTTCCTCTGCTTTCCCTAGCTTCATTGCCATGCGGCCGTGGCTACTGCCCGGCGACGCCTTCCGATGGTCGCACCTACCTGCGGGTAGCAGGTAATACTGGTCGTTTAGTTTTCGGAAAGCTTTTTCCACCATACGAGATATGCAGGGGAAACAGAAGAGGCCCACGTCCCGAGGGGGCGTGGGCCTCTTCCGATGTGGTGTAAGTGACACCGACCCGCCATGCTCGCCTCGCGGCAAGTGGTCGCTCTGAGCGACGAAGGTTGGGCCCGGGGGCTTGGATCGGGCCGGTGTCACGACAAGGCTAACAAAGACTCCCCGAAGGTGATTCCCCTACGACGAGTTGACCGCGGATCAATCCCGCAGCAGGTCGGGGACCCCGTCCGCGTCCGGGTCGTCGCGGCGCCCCGACACCACGGTGAGCTGCTGTGTCGCACGGGTCAGCGCGACGTACAGCACCCGCAGCCCCGCCGGGGACTCGTCCGCGATCTCCGCCGGGGAGACCACCACGGTCGCGTCGTACTCCAGTCCCTTCGCCTCCAGGGAGCCGAGCGCCACCACCCGCTCGCCGAGCCCCTTCAGCCAACGCGCCACCTCGGCGCGGCGGTTCATGGCCGCCACCACACCGACCGTGCCGTCGACGCGGTCCAGCAGGCGCTGCGCCTCCTCCCGGACGGTGCCGGCCAGGTCGTCGCCCGGGACGACCGCGAAGCGCGGCTCGACGCCCGTGGAGCGCACCGCGGACGGGGACTCCATGCCGGGCATGGCGAGCGCCAGCACCTTGGCGGCGAGTTCCGCGATCTCCGCGGGGTTGCGGTAGTTGACCGTGAGCTGGAAACGCCGGCGCGGACGGCTGCCCAGCGCCTCGTCGCGCGCCTCGGCGGCCTCGTCCGGGTCCGACCAGGACGACTGGGCCGGGTCGCCGACGATCGTCCAGGTCGCGTGCCGGCCGCGGCGGCCGACCATCCGCCACTGCATCGGCGTGAGGTCCTGCGCCTCGTCGACGATGACGTGGGCGTACTCCTCGCGCTCCGCCGCGAGACGCTCGGCGCGCTCGCGCTGGGTCTCCTCGCGCTGCGGCATCAGCTCCTCCAGACCGGTGAGCTGGTCCAGCGGGTCGAGTTCGCGCCTGCGGCGCGGGCGCGCCGGGGAGCCGAGCAGGGTCTGGAGCTCGTCGAGCAGCGCCACGTCGTGCACGGACAGCGGGCCCTGGCCCTCGGGCCCGATCCTGCGCAGCGAGCGTGCCAGCCGGCGCACCTCGCCCGGATTGAGCACCTGGCGGGCCCAGCGCCCCAGCCGCCGCTCGTCCGCCATCGCGACGAGCACTCGGCGCGGGGTCAGCTCGGGCCACCACGCGTCCAGGAAGGCGATGAAGCTTTCCTCGCCGGTGATGTCCTCGTCGAAGGTGGACCGCAGCTCCGCGGCGAGCTCGGGGTCCGTGTGGCGGGAGCCGGCCCCGGACTTCGCCCACAGGGCGTCGAGCAGCAGCCTGCGGGCGCGCGGGCGCAGCAGGTTGACCGGTGTGGTGCCACCGAGGACGTTGTGGCGGATGCGCCCGAGTTCCTCGGCCTCGAGTTCGAGCCGGCGGTTGAAGGCGACCACCCGCAGACGCGAGGGCGGGCCCGTCGGCGCGTCCTGCGGCTCCTCGCCGAAGGCCAGCTGGCCGTTGCGGTGCCCGCTGCCGTCGCCGTTCTGCGGTGCGGTGGGTCCGGAGAGCTCCAGGGCGCCTCTGGCCGCCTTGCGGAGGACCTTCAGCATCCGGGACGAGCCCTTGATGCGCGCCACGGCCGGTTCGTCGTACGCCGTGGCCTCGGCGCCGTCGACCAGATGGCCGACCGCGCGGATCGCGACCTGCCCCTCCTCTCCCAGCGAGGGCAGCACACCCTCGGTGTAGGAGACGAGCAGCGGGGTCGGCGAGACGATCAGGATGCCGCCCGCGTAGCGACGGCGGTCCTGGTAGAGGAGATAGGCGGCCCGGTGCAGCGCCACGGCGGTCTTGCCGGTGCCGGGGCCGCCCTCGACGTATGTGACGGACGCGGCGGGGGCGCGGATCACCAGGTCCTGCTCGGCCTGGATGGAGGCGACGATGTCCCGCATGGTGTGGCTGCGGGCCTGGCCGAGCGCCGCCATCAGCGCGCCGTCGCCGATCACCGGGAGCCGGTCGCCGCCGAGTGTCGCGGTGAGCTCGGGTCTCATCAGGTCGTCCTCGACCCCGAGGACCTTGCGGCCCTTGGAGCGGATCACCCGGCGGCGCACCACGCGGCCGGGGTCGACCGGGGTCGAGCGGTAGAAGGGCGCGGCGGCCGGCGCGCGCCAGTCGATGACCAGGGGCGCGTAGTCGGAGTCGAGGACGCCGATACGGCCGATGTGCAGGGTCTCCGCGATGTCGGCGGTGTTGTCGGCTCCCACCGCGTCGTCCGCGGGTTCCACCGAGGTGTACGCCCCGTCGGGTCCCTTCTGCCCGTCCTTGCCGAGCAGCAGGTCGATCCGTCCGAAGAGGAAATCCTCGAACTCGTTGTTGAGCCGATTGAGGTGGATGCCGGCGCGGAAGACCTGGGCATCCCGCTCGGCGAGAGCACCCGGTGTGCCGACCTGGCCGCGTTTCGCGGCGTCGTGCATCAGGAATTCCGCCTCGTGGATCTTCTCCTCGAGGCGGCGGTACACCTGGTCCAGATGTTCCTGTTCGACACCGATTTCCCGGTCCCGGACAGAGTCGACAGCGGCTTCCTGCGCGGCCACCGAGGGCCCCCTTCTGACGTGCACTGGGCAGCCGTCAACCCTATGCGAAGGGGGCGTTTCTGTCAGGCCTCGACTTCCACCAGCTTTTTGCCCTCGAACGTACGGACCTCGAAGTGGTCGATGTCGTTACTGTCC is a genomic window containing:
- a CDS encoding NAD-dependent malic enzyme is translated as MATAPSVSYSMTVRLEVPASGTAVSQLTTAVESSGGSVTGLDVTASGHEKLRIDVTIAASSTTHADEIVEELREIIGVVVGKVSDRTFLMHLGGKIEMQSKHPIRNRDDLSMIYTPGVARVCMAIAENPEDARRLTIKRNSVAVVTDGSAVLGLGNIGPMAALPVMEGKAALFKRFAGIDAWPLCLDTQDTDEIVAIVKAIAPGFAGINLEDISAPRCFEIEARLREALDIPVFHDDQHGTAIVVLAALTNALRVVGKEVGDVRVVMSGAGAAGTAILKLLIAAGVKHAVVADIHGVVHAEREDLVDAAPGSALRWIADNTNPEGVRGTLKQATVGADVFIGVSAPNVLGGEDVAAMADGAIVFALANPDPEVDPAIARQTAAVVATGRSDFPNQINNVLVFPGVFRGLLDAHSRTVNTEMMLAAATALADVVTEDELNPNYIIPSVFNDKVAGAVAGAVRNAAKAVGATTGAS
- a CDS encoding HelD family protein, with protein sequence MAAQEAAVDSVRDREIGVEQEHLDQVYRRLEEKIHEAEFLMHDAAKRGQVGTPGALAERDAQVFRAGIHLNRLNNEFEDFLFGRIDLLLGKDGQKGPDGAYTSVEPADDAVGADNTADIAETLHIGRIGVLDSDYAPLVIDWRAPAAAPFYRSTPVDPGRVVRRRVIRSKGRKVLGVEDDLMRPELTATLGGDRLPVIGDGALMAALGQARSHTMRDIVASIQAEQDLVIRAPAASVTYVEGGPGTGKTAVALHRAAYLLYQDRRRYAGGILIVSPTPLLVSYTEGVLPSLGEEGQVAIRAVGHLVDGAEATAYDEPAVARIKGSSRMLKVLRKAARGALELSGPTAPQNGDGSGHRNGQLAFGEEPQDAPTGPPSRLRVVAFNRRLELEAEELGRIRHNVLGGTTPVNLLRPRARRLLLDALWAKSGAGSRHTDPELAAELRSTFDEDITGEESFIAFLDAWWPELTPRRVLVAMADERRLGRWARQVLNPGEVRRLARSLRRIGPEGQGPLSVHDVALLDELQTLLGSPARPRRRRELDPLDQLTGLEELMPQREETQRERAERLAAEREEYAHVIVDEAQDLTPMQWRMVGRRGRHATWTIVGDPAQSSWSDPDEAAEARDEALGSRPRRRFQLTVNYRNPAEIAELAAKVLALAMPGMESPSAVRSTGVEPRFAVVPGDDLAGTVREEAQRLLDRVDGTVGVVAAMNRRAEVARWLKGLGERVVALGSLEAKGLEYDATVVVSPAEIADESPAGLRVLYVALTRATQQLTVVSGRRDDPDADGVPDLLRD